DNA sequence from the Candidatus Delongbacteria bacterium genome:
AACAATAAAGCCACGATCAAAGACTTTGAAGGCAATTGGTCTGGTTATATTACCATATATGACTGGAGCGGAAAATATAAGCTGGATCAGGAGAATATTGATTTAAATATTGAAATAGAAGGAGATTCATTTACGGGTACAGGTAAATATAGCGGTGAAGATATAGTAATTAATGGTTTTAATAACCAGTACGGAATCGAATTTAATTCAGGTGAGTTTAATTATGTTGATCATTATTTTGATACCGAAAGGTTGAAAATTGAAAACGGATCATTTGAAACGTATTCACATGGCAATAGAATAGTGCTGGCAGGAAGTATATCGTTGTTTTCATTGACTAAAAATACACCTGAAAGACCTGCTTACATTGTATTAACAAAAGATAAGAAAGAAGAAAAATCAAAAGAAAAGAGTGTTGAACTTCCTGATTCAATTATTGCTACTATTCAAATAAATACAAAAGTTGATACTACTAATATTTCCGGTTCAATTTCCGGTGGTATTCAAAAACAAGAAAATATTATTGAGCAAGTACAGAATGGTATTGTCGACACCAGGGTTTGGCCTGTACCATTTAATGATGTTCTCTATGTTGAATATAATTTAAGTATTGATAGTGATGTTGAGATACGTTTAATCTCCATAAATGGAAAACAAATGATTACCCTTTCGAAGGGAAAAAGACTCGCGGGATTGCATAAGCAACAATTAAGTGTTTCTGTACCTCAGGGAGTTTATATCCTACAAGTAATTACCGAGAATCAGAGGGCTTCAAAACGAGTTATTAAAAAATAATTTCTGCTCTATGTAACGTACATCACTAATCTATTTTATAGGCATAATCGTTCTATTCTATTGCTGCAATCGAATAGAAAATAAATCTGAAGCTAAAAATTCTCAGACAATAGCTTTACATAATAATTGCAGTTGTAATGAATGCAAACCATTGAATACAAGCCTGGAGGCCAAAAGCATTGAAGAACTCCACGAACTTAATATTCAAATTACTCAACGTTACCGCAAAAGCTTTAGATCCTGGAATTACAATGAACCTGACCGATGGGTTTATCTATCTAAAAGTTTTGCTGATGAGGTTATTTCTTCTAATCCTCAATTTGTTCAAAAAAGCACTGAGATTTCCAAATTATTTGTTGAAAATCTGACAAAAAGAGCAGAAATATACTATTCAGATGCAAAAAACAAGAAATCGTTAATGGAACAGGCAAGTAACGAATTCAAATATAATTTGTGCTATGTAATTGGTGTGGAAGGATTTAATAGTTGGCAAAAAAACAGTCGTGAAATATATCAGGAATTTAGCCAAACAAGGGATTCATTGAAACTGATATTAGCGATAGAAACTGAAAAAAGAAAAACTTCAAAAACCCAGAAACCATGATGAAAAAATTACTAATTTTAGGTTGCATATATTTATTTATCACCTTGCTGGGAATAGTAAATATTGGAGTTCTAATAAATGACGTGTTTGCCCAAAATACATCTTCAGAAACAGATCCTAGTAGTGGCATATGTTATTATTGTGGCTGCTCATTTAGTTCAGAATCTGATTGTTGTTGTTCGGGAGCAGATGCTTGTGCTTGTTCGTTTTGTAAAGCAACTATAGAATGTTATACTATATGTGATTGCTATGCATCAGGTGGTTCATTGGATGATACATCAGGTGATACAAGTGGAGGTTCGTCAGATGATTCTTCAGGAGGTTCTTCAGGAGGTTCTTCAGGAGGTACAGGAACAAGTGCAAGCGGCACAATTTTAT
Encoded proteins:
- a CDS encoding SEL1-like repeat protein; amino-acid sequence: MTFFYNCLLAQSDSVQNIGKQYFEMGEFFRWGHGIDGVSDTLKAVWAYKISAAYEYPDGVMAMGEMFQVGHGGLNKNEQIAFNLFVKAYEMGSGRACYNLGMAYAYGLGCTMDYEKMIYYLQEGINRNDHSSMYGMGIMFYRGWGIEQSYEQAVELFEQAAPLGSASANYYLGVCYRNGYGVAKDKQKGNEYLELATRMCPFAEKELLEENPEIEKSKKINKKEYDSPDNYLKVNNKATIKDFEGNWSGYITIYDWSGKYKLDQENIDLNIEIEGDSFTGTGKYSGEDIVINGFNNQYGIEFNSGEFNYVDHYFDTERLKIENGSFETYSHGNRIVLAGSISLFSLTKNTPERPAYIVLTKDKKEEKSKEKSVELPDSIIATIQINTKVDTTNISGSISGGIQKQENIIEQVQNGIVDTRVWPVPFNDVLYVEYNLSIDSDVEIRLISINGKQMITLSKGKRLAGLHKQQLSVSVPQGVYILQVITENQRASKRVIKK